The following proteins are encoded in a genomic region of Hirundo rustica isolate bHirRus1 chromosome 3, bHirRus1.pri.v3, whole genome shotgun sequence:
- the FLVCR1 gene encoding heme transporter FLVCR1, with the protein MVEDGGEEEAEGESGAMPAAAAPPQRCNGFLPGKEAAGGGRAAPEGGGEQPAPEAEAMLAAGGGRPEARMETRLSRRRLAVLAVFSCYSLVNAFQWIQYSILSNVFAGFYGVTFPQIDWLSMVYMVAYVPLILPATWLLDARGLRLTALLGAGLNALGAWLKCGSLAPQRYPLTLAAQAVCAVAQVFILGLPSRIASVWFGPTEVSTACAVAVLGNQLGTAIGFLLPPVLVPNTPNDIDLMAHNIGIMFYGTAIVSTLLFFLTGVVFEEKPKYPPSHSQAVLQTKPPEDYSYKQSIINLFKNIPFILLLISYGIMTGAFYSVSTLLNQMIVTHYEGEEVNAGRIGLTLVVAGMVGSIICGLWLDYTKTYKQTTLIVYILSFIGMLVFTFTLDLGYLMVVFVTGGVLGFFMTGYLPLGFEFAVEITYPESEGTSSGLLNASAQIFGIVFTLVQGKLTMDYSPRAGNIFLCAWIFVGIILTALIKSDLRRHNVNSGIMNLDIKAVPVDSPVEPESTMLKIQSAL; encoded by the exons ATGGTGGAGGACGGCGGCGAGGAGGAGGCGGAGGGGGAGAGCGGGGCGAtgccggcggccgcggccccgccgcagcGCTGCAATGGCTTCCTGCCCGGCAAggaggcggcgggcggcggccgggcGGCCCCGGAGGGCGGCGGGGAGCAGCCGGCCCCGGAGGCCGAGGCGATGctggcggcgggcggcgggcggccggAGGCGCGGATGGAGACGCGGCTGTCGCGGCGGCGGCTGGCGGTGCTGGCCGTTTTCAGCTGCTACTCGCTGGTGAACGCCTTCCAGTGGATCCAGTACAGCATCCTCAGCAACGTCTTCGCCGGCTTCTACGGCGTCACCTTCCCGCAGATCGACTGGCTGTCCATGGTGTACATGGTGGCCTACGTGCCGCTGATCCTGCCGGCCACCTGGCTGCTGGATGCCCGCGGGCTGCGCCTCACGGCGCTGCTGGGCGCGGGGCTCAACGCGCTGGGCGCCTGGCTCAAGTGCGGCAGCCTGGCCCCACAGCGCTACCCGCTCACCCTGGCCGCTCAGGCCGTCTGCGCCGTGGCCCAGGTCTTCATCCTGGGGCTGCCCTCCCGCATCGCCTCCGTCTGGTTCGGCCCCACCGAGGTCTCCACCGCCTGCGCCGTGGCCGTGCTGGGCAACCAG CTTGGTACTGCGATTGGCTTTTTGTTGCCACCTGTTTTGGTCCCAAATACACCGAATGACATTGATCTTATGGCACATAACATTGGCATCATGTTCTACGGCACAGCGATAGTGTCCACGCTTTTGTTCTTCTTAACAGGCGTTG tgtttGAAGAAAAGCCCAAATACCCTCCCAGTCACTCTCAAGCAGTCCTGCAAACTAAACCTCCTGAGGATTACTCCTACAAGCAGTCCATTATTAACTTGTTCAAAAATATCCCATTTATACTTTTGCTAATCAGTTATG GTATTATGACTGGGGCATTTTATTCTGTCTCCACATTATTAAACCAGATGATAGTAACTCATTATGAG GGAGAAGAAGTGAACGCTGGGAGAATTGGCTTGACACTGGTGGTGGCAGGAATGGTGGGTTCGATTATTTGTGGTTTGTGGCTGGATTACACTAAAACATACAA GCAAACTACTTTGATTGTTTACATTCTCTCTTTCATTGGGATGCTGGTATTTACCTTCACCCTGGACCTCGGATACCTTATGGTGGTGTTTGTGACTGGAGGAGTGCTTGG GTTCTTCATGACTGGCTATCTTCCACTTGGGTTTGAATTTGCTGTGGAAATTACATATCCAGAGTCTGAAGGCACTTCCTCAGGTCTCCTCAATGCATCAGCACAG ATATTTGGAATTGTCTTTACACTTGTTCAAGGAAAGCTCACAATGGACTACAGTCCTCGTGCGGGAAACATCTTTCTTTGTGCTTGGATTTTTGTGGGCATTATTTTAACAG ccttAATAAAATCAGATTTGCGAAGACACAATGTGAATTCAGGGATTATGAACTTGGACATTAAAGCT GTACCAGTTGACAGTCCTGTAGAACCTGAAAGCACTATGTTAAAGATTCAGTCAGCTTTATGA